In Pseudobdellovibrio exovorus JSS, the genomic stretch TGAGTTGGGACATGCTCACTTCTGGCATCATCCAGACAGACCCTTTGTGGATATGCAAAGTGTAGAAAAATATTTTAAAATGAGCCGCTCTGTACTCAGAGCGATGGTGGCGATTCGCTCGTTGTTACCAGCTAGCGCGATTGATATGGATTTAAGATATGGGGATATTCCTAACTATCAATTAAATGGTGATCGGTTAGCTGATATCTATGAAAACCTGTCTGATGTGAAAGCGACAGTTTCTAGACAAATTTTAAAAGATCCACGCTATGTTCGCTTTGCTTTAGAAAATGTTTTTAAACGCGCCAATCAAGTGAAGTATGTAGCGAACGGATACGAGCCGTACTTAAATAACTTTACATCTGGACAGGATACGTATGAAGCTGCAGCTTCTGTTATTAAAACACTTCCTCCGCAGATGATTGATCTTCGAGCGGTGATGAAAGATACGGGATATCCTACAGACCTTTCCAGTGAATATATTCTGTCTATGGGGGGACTAACATCTTTCCTCAATCGCGCTGTGATGAATCTTTTAAGTGGAATTGTCCCAAGACCATTAGATTCATACCATCGCTTTGAAAAAGAAGAAGATGGACCGATTTGGATTAAAGAATTAGATCTGCGTGTAGCGAACATGCGTGCTATGGTCCATCGGATGTTTCAGAAGGATATCTTCTTTGTTGCGAATAACACGAATAATGAAACAGGCTTTATGCGTGAGATGACGAAGGATGTGTCGGCTAATCCGCGGTTGCCTCGCCGCCAGAATGTAAATACAGAATTAGTGACCTACAGCTTAAATGAAAAGAAAGAATTTAATCTGATGATATTTGCTTTCTTATTCCCTAAGACATCAGACTATCTAAAAGATGATATGGATAGGGGATTGCAGTTTATAGCCTCTGCGAATCAGATGTTGAAGTCGGATCGCTCCTATTTCAGTAAAATCACTGGGGCCTTGGGTATGATGCTCGACAGGGCAAATATGGGATCTAATGTGAGCTTCAGACAGACGATCAGTAATGCGCATGAAGATATTTATCGCGCACGATTGGTTCCGAATTCGACGAACCGTTACTATGTTGTGCCCTCGTTGTTGCAAAAACAAGTGCGTACAGGTGTCTTTAAACCATTATTAAGCAATCAAGAAATAGACAAATTATTGTATCCGTAATGCGGGAAAAAGTGGGAACAGGGTAATAAAAAAGGGAGAGTAAAACTCTCCCTTTTTTATTTTAACTAACTGATTTACAAAAATTATTTGTTTTCAGCAGCACGCTTTTCAGCATACTTCTTAGCTAAAGCGTCTTGGATATTACGAGGAGCTTGCGCATATTTCGCAAATTCCATCGTGAACTCGCCCTTACCTTTAGTGATAGAGCGTAGATCAGTTGAGTAACCAAACATCTCTGTCAATGGCACTTCCGCTTCGATCGTTACGTTACCTTCGATAGTTGTTGTACCTGTGATAACACCACGGCGTTGGTTCACTTGACCAGTTGCTGGACCTTGATATTCCTCAGGAACAGTTGTTTCCAACTTCATGATTGGCTCAAGAACCGCAGGTTTAGCTTTTTGGTAAACTTCACGCATAGCTGCCATAGAAGCAATTTTGAAGGCCATGTAAGATGAATCCACGTCATGGTATGCACCATCCACTAGATCAACTTCAACACCTACGATAGGGAAACCTATCAAAGGACCTTTAGCACATTGCTCAGAGAATCCTTCGTCAACAGCAGGGATGAATTCTTTCGGAATACGTCCACCCACAACTTTATTGTTGAACAAGTAAGTCTTACCATCTTCTTGAGGAGGTAATGGACGGATGGCGCCCACAACTTTTGCGAACTGACCAGAACCACCCGTTTGTTTTTTGTGGGTGTAGTCGTACGCAGCCTCTTCAGTGATTGTTTCACGGTAAGCAACTTGAGGAGCACCTACAGTCACTTCACATTGGAATTCACGTTTCATACGCTCAACGTAGATCTCTAAGTGTAACTCGCCCATACCTGAAATGATGGTTTCGTTAGACTCTTCGTCACGGTGTACGCGGAATGTTGGATCTTCTTTACGGAACTTTTGAAGAGCTTTCGAGAAGTTATTTGCACCATCTTTAGATTTTGGAGCAATTGCCAACGAGATAACTGAATCAGGTACGTGCATTGACTGCATTGAAGCCTGAATTCTGTCATCACAGAAAGTATCACCAGAAGCACAGTCGATACCGAACATAGCGATAATATCACCAGCGTATGCAACATCAGTGTCTTCCATTTTCTCGGCATGCATACGCACGACGCGAGGAATTTTAACAGACTTTTTGTTAGTCTGATTGATGATGAAGTCACCTTTTTTAAGAGTACCTTGGTAAACGCGCATGTAAGTTAACTGTCCGAATGGAGTCTCTTGCAATTTAAATGCTAAAGCTACCAATGGATCATCGTTCTTAGACGTTAACGGGAACTTCTCTTCGTTTTTAGTTAAGTCTAAAGCGTACTCAACTTTTTCAGATGGGTTCGGTAAGTAATAAGTTACCGCATCTAACAAGTGTTGAACGTTTTTGTTTTTAAATGCAGATCCACAGAATACTGGAACCAATTTAAGACCGATAACGCCTTTACGCATAGCTGCGCGCATTTCTTCTAAAGTTGGCTCTTCTTCCATTAAGAATTTTTCCGCAATGCTGTCATCCACGTCAGCTAATTTGCCGATCATGATTTGACGATATTCTTTAGCTTGCTCTACTAATTCTGCTGGAACAGGAATCTCAGTGATGATTTCACCATCGTCACCTTCATTTTTGTAAGCTTTCATTGTCATCAGATCTACGATACCGATGTGCTTATCTTCCAAACCGATTGGAATGTTAGCCATGAATGCATTCAAGCGAAGTTTTTCAACTAAAGCATCTTTAACGCGGAAAGGGTTTGCACCTTGACGATCTAATTTATTTACGAATGCCAAACGAGGAACGTTGTAACGTTTCATCTGACGATCAACAGTGATTGACTGAGATTGAACACCAGCAACACCGCAAAGAACTAGGATCGCTCCATCAAGAACGCGTAGAGATCTTTCCACTTCAACAGTGAAATCCACGTGGCCCGGTGTATCGATTAAGTTTATAGTGTAGTCTTTCCAGTGAACTTGAGTCGCAGCTGACTGGATTGTGATCCCTTTTTCTCTTTCAAGGTCCATCGAGTCCATTGTCGCGCCAACGCCATCTTTACCTTTTACGTCGTGGATAGCATGAATTCTACCACCGTAGAAAAGAATACGTTCAGATAAGGTCGTCTTACCCGAGTCGATGTGAGCCGAAATACCGATATTTCGTACTTTCGCAATATCCCATTTTTTTGACATAGTTTATCCCTTTTCTTCCATTATTGGGTTTATAATAAAATCAAAATTTTTAAGAACCATTCGGTGTAACACTATTCTTTCTTGAGAGCAAAGACAGAATGAAAATAAAGTTGAAATCGGGTGTAAAATTAAGGGTTTAATCCTCTTGTTTTGACTGATTTTGCTAATAAAAAGTGCAATTAATTTATGACCCTAGATATTTAAGCCCGAGTCGGTCAGAATGTTCCCATGTTAGACCTGCAAAAACACCTGCAAAGCCATTTTGGGTATCCGGATTTTCGTTACCCCCAAAGACAGATTATTGAAAAGGTGCTGAATAATAAATCACTTTTTGCTTTGATGCCGACAGGGGCGGGGAAGTCCTTAACCTATCAGTTTACCTCTACATTGACGCAGAAAAATGAGTTGGTTTTGGTGGTGTCCCCATTGATAGCTTTGATGCAGGATCAATCCACCAAAGCACGCGATTTTAAAATTTCAAGCACCTATATCAATTCATCACTGAGTGCTGAGGAAAAGCAAAAGCGGATGCAGTCCATAGCTGAGGGTCAATACCAACTGATCTTTGTCGCTCCTGAACGCTTTCAAAAACCAGAGTTTTGGGAGTGTTTGAAGTCCCGTCAGATCAAACTGTTTGTCGTCGACGAAGCCCACTGTATTTCACTATGGGGGCATGATTTTAGACCTGACTATACGAAGCTGCAGCAATATCGTGAACGCCTTGGAAGTCCACCAGTCCTCGCATTAACAGCTACGGCGACTGAAGATGTCCAGCAGGACATCTTGAAGATGTTTTTGTTAGATAAAAATCAGGATTTGATTCTAGGTGGGATCGAACGCCCGAATTTATCTTTGAATATCTTTGAATGTTATGGCGAGGCGGAAAAGAATGATCAACTTTTAGAACTTTTAAAAAGTTCTTCGGATACAGCAGAGAATAGTTCTGGGATCATTTACTTTTCTTTAATTCAAACTTTAGAAAACTGCAGTCGCTTTTTACAGTCAGCCAAAATTCCACATTTGAAATATCACGGAGACTTGCCAGCCAATATTCGCCGTCGTCAGCAAGAGGATTTTTTAAAGAACAAGACTCCGTTGATTTTGGCCACACCGGCTTTTGGTTTAGGTGTGGATAAACCTGATATTCGTTTCGTTATTCACTATGAAATTCCATCCTCGATCGAAGCTTATTTTCAAGAGGTAGGAAGAGCTGGGCGTGACGGAGAAACGGCTTCAGGACAGTTTCTTTTTTCAGAAGACGATCTCAGTATTCAGATGCAGTTCCTAAACTGGGCGTATCCAGAAAGCGAATTCATTGCGAAAGTCTATGATTTGATTAGCAGTCGTCCGGACGTGGTGTCACAGCAAGGATTCGATTTCTTACGCGAACAAATGGTATTTAAAAACAAAAAAGATTTTCGTGTAAATGCCGCCGTTTCGATATTGTTGCGATGGGGATGTCTTGAAGAGAATGATACTCCTTTCGGCTACCAGTCTGTAAGGGAACCACAAAAAGAAGATTTTGAGTTAGAAGATCAAAACACCTTAAAGAAAGAACATCAAAAAAAGTTGTTGGCACTATTAAGATTTATCCAAAACGATAAAGTCTGCCGTTTGAAACAAATCTATCAATATTTCTCTCACCAAATTGAAGAGGACTGTGGGATCTGTGATGTCTGTCGATGATGAGCTAAAGGTCATTTTTTCGAATCCCCATGCACAGACTCTGGAAGGAGTGATCGCAGCGGGCGGCAAAATGAGTCCTGAGCTTTTGATTTATGCCTATGAACATGGAGTTTTCCCATGGCCCCATGAAGGTTACCCACTCTTATGGTTTTGTCCCGATGAGCGGGGTGTTTTAGATTTTGACGAACTTCATTTATCCAAAAGCTTTCAAAAGTGGCTCCGTCAAAAAAAGAGTTTGTACCAAGTAACAGTGAATCAAAAGTTTTTAGAAGTCGTTCAGTCGTGTCGTCGTCAAAAGCGTAAAGGGCAACGTGGCAGTTGGATCAATAACGAAATCGAACGCAACTACAACCTTTTACATCAATCTGGGCATGCACTTTCGATTGAAATTATGCGTGGGGATGTCTTGGTTGGTGGAATTTATGGTGTGCAGTCGAGTCGTTATTTTAGCTGCGAAAGTATGTTTCATCACGAAGACAATGTTTCGAAATTAGCCTTTTATGAAATGGTCAATTTATTGAAGTCACAGGGACATCGCTGGATGGATATTCAGATGGTCACATCTGTCTGTGAAGGTTTCGGTGGTAAGCTTATTTCCAAAGAAGATTTTTTGCTGCGAATTGGTCTTTAGCCGTCCTACAGAAATCGTAAGAAATTAGAAAAAGTAGACTTTCATTAAAAACAACCAGCAGCCTAGGGTCAGAACTAATCCTATAATAGAAATAGCATTTGTGAGCTTTCTTTGTTTGGAAGAAGCATTGTTCTGGTTGATTTTGTGCGTCAGCCCTTGAACAAGGTTAACACGCTGAACGCGATCTAATTTGTAAAAGTGAACGCCCACCATATTGTCGAATTGGTTGATTTTTTCAAGGCGGATCACAATCGCATAGCAGGCCATTTGATCTGAGCCGGGAACTGAAAATTGGATTTTAATGACTTCGCCTATTTGCGGGGATAGGTCCTGTGGGGCAACAAAAGAAAGTCCAGTTAGGGAAACATCACGCAGCTCTGTTTTTTCTTCCCACGTCAGTTGGCTCGCTCCGGAAAGCCGGATCAGACTATTGTCCTCAGTGTCTAGAATATAGCGCGGAGCGCGGGCATGGTAACGTGCCAAAGATGTTGTCATCAGAGTTCTTATCGTCATGACTTGACCTGATCTTGACTTGAGTCTTGTGTTAAAGCTCAGTAAAATTAAGGCTGGCAACAAGGACACGATCTTCTATGGTAAAGGCATCTAGTAAAAGAGCAAAAACGCGTCAGAATGAGACGCTGGCGAAAACACGCTCGAAAAAAAGCATTCGCAAAAAGAAAAAGATCCGTGTTGTAGAACACACGCGTTCATCAGCTTTAATTTTTAGCAATCGCGAGCTTGGTTGGCTGAACTTTAATTTGCGGGTGTTAGCGGAGGCCGAAGACCCACAGAATCCTCTTTTAGAAAGATTAAACTTCCTCTCTATTTCCAGCTCGAATTTAGATGAGTTTTTTATGAAACGTGTTGGGGGATTAAAGCGTCATGTGGCTTATGGAGTTTCGGCAAAATCTTCGGATGGTCAGACTCCTGAAATGCAGTTGGCGATGATTAAAAAGAAAATCCCAGCAATGTTTAAGAAACAAAAAGTGCTTTCAGAGGATTTAAAGAAACTTCTTCGCCACGAAGGGGCGAATATAGTCTCTTATAGCGATCTAAAAGATAGCGAAAGAAAGTTTGTTCGGGACTTTTTCAATCTGAATATTTTTCCGATTTTAACGCCGCTATCTGTGGACCCCGGACATCCGTTTCCATTTATTTCAAATTTGTCTTCGTCTTTAGGGGTGGCTCTTTTAAACCCCAACAATGATGAGGAAAAACTATTTGCGCGAGTGAAAATCCCTCGCGTGATCAATCAGTGGATTTTTGTCGAAGGCACAAATAAAATTGTACATTTGGTCGACGTGATCCGTGCCCATTTGCCAGACCTATTCCCATCTATGAAGGTCGTCGGAAGTGTCCTATTCCGTGTTTCACGTAATGCAGACTCAGATCGTGAAGAAGAGGATGCAGAGGATTTACTAGCTATGATTGAAGAAGAACTCAGACAGCGACGTTTTGCTGAAATCGTGCGCCTAGAGTTCGGTCACTGTTCTGATCCATGGTTAAAAGAATTTTTGATGTCGCAACTCGAGCTAAAAGAGGACGATCTGTATCCTATGCAGCAAGAGTTTGATTTAACGGACTTTTCGTTATTAGCCAGTTCATTGAATTGGCCGAAGCATAAATTTCCAACATGGTCTCCGGTCGTGCCAACGGCCTTAACCGATCCTGCTATCACCATATTTGATGCTATTAAGAAGCAGGATATTCTTTTGCACCATCCGTTTGAAAGCTTTTCTGCCAGTGTCGAAAGGCTTATACGTGATGCCTCTTTAGATCCAGATGTTCTAGCTATTAAGATGACTTTGTACCGTACGGGCGATAACAGTCCTTTTGTAAAAGCATTAATCGAAGCTGCTGAGTTGGGTAAACAAGTAGTCTGCTTAGTAGAATTAAAAGCGCGTTTTGATGAAGAGCGCAATATCTACTGGGCTCAAGAGTTAGAAAATGCGGGCGTGCATGTCGTCTATGGAGTTGTGGGTCTTAAGACCCATGCGAAAACGGCTTTAATTGTTAGAAAAGAATCTGATCGTGTTCGTTGTTATGCTCACCTTGGCACAGGAAATTATAATTCGTCTACATCGCGTTTCTATACAGATTTAGGGCTTTTGACGTGTGATGAGCGTATTACTAATGAACTAGTTGAGTTTTTCAATTATCTGACAGGTAAGTCACTCAAACAAGATTACCAGCATCTGATTTTGGCGCCGCTTAATATGTTTTCAAAAATGAAAGAGTATATTCAGCGTGAACGGGAGCATGCGATTGCCGGCCGTCCGGCATTGATCATGGCGAAGTTCAACAACATGGAAGAAAATGATATTTCCTTAGCGCTGTATGAAGCCAGTCAGTCCAATGTGCCTATCCATCTGATTGTCAGAGGGTTTTGTTGTATTAAGCCCCATATGAAAGGCATCAGTGAAACATTACAGGTGCAGTCGACGTTAGGCAGATTCCTCGAGCACTCCAGAGTTTTTTACTTTAGAAATGGTCACGAAGATCCTTTAGACGGGGATTTTTTTATAGCCTCAGCAGATTGGATGTATCGAAACTTGCACGCGCGTGTTGAGTCAATGAGTCCTATCTACGATCGGACCGCTAAAGAAAAACTGTGGTCGATTCTGCAGATGTATTGGAATGACAAAAAACAGTCATGGACAATGAAGTCCGATGCGACCTACGAGCGTAAACGTAAAGCAGGGGACGCTTCTGTCGGTGTGCAAAATGAACTGATGCGTTTAGCGGCGTCTCCACTGAATTTTACGGAAGATGATTTGATTAAAGAAGAGAAAGAATAGCTCCATCTTTTAAGCCAGTACCGGGGATTTTGATTCTTTTGATCTGGTACTTTTTCATCAGAGTTAAAGTTAAATAGATAGCGGGCTCGATAACGTCGACACGATCCGGTCTGAGGTTGAATTTTTCTGAGCGTTGGGAAACACGCGTTTTACGAAAAGCATCGTAAATACTTTTAAGTTCATCATAGCTGACCATCGTGTTGGGACCTTTTTTTAGAAAGCTCAGCTTCAGTTTGGCAATAGCATCTAGGTTTCCACCAGTTCCAATAGCGACAGCAAAAGGACCTTTTGGCAAAAGTTTTGAGTTCTGTTTGAGTTTTTTTCGCAAGATATTCTGTGGAGTCGTATTATGCTTTTGGGCTTCAGCTAAAGTTCTGACTCCGCCCCATTTAAAACTGCGCGAGTAAAATATCTTGCTGCCTTGTAGGTGAGTCAGCTCCACGCTACCACCACCGATATCAATAAGCAAATTATGCTCATTATTCGAGCCAATAGCACGTTGAACAGCAAGACGAATCAGTTGCGCTTCTTTATGGCCCGAGATCACTTGAATTTTAATTTTCGAGTGGCGAAAAATAGCCGCTAAAACAGGCTTTTTGTTCTTAGCATCGCGAAAGGCACTTGTGGCAATGGCGAGGTTTTTTTCAACCTTAAATTTACGATTGTTTCGGGCCATACGTTTAAAGGCCGGAATCAGTCGGTTTTGCGTGTCAGAATGAATTAAACCGTCTTTAAAGACATCGGCACCAAGACGGATCATCTCGCGATGCTTTTTAAGGATTTTCCAAGAGCCGTCTTCTTTGACTTCTACAATAACTTGGCGAATGGCATTTGAGCCTATGTCGATGGAAGATAAACGCATTTCTTAGGTTTGCGTTGAATGAAGACAAGGGTCAAGAAAGAAGCTATAGTTTTTGAAAAAATCGGACTAAAAAGGACAGGGAATGGACAGAGCAATAGACTCTCAGTTGGAAGACTTAAAAAAACTAACGTTAGAAATGGGCGGCCTAGTAGAAAAAGCTCTTGTTATGGTTTCTGCGGGTCTACTGAAAAAAGAGCCATCTCATTTACAGGAAGTGTTTAAAATTGAGGGTTTAATCAATGACCTTCAGATTAAAATTGATAACGAATGTCTACAAGTTTTAGCCAAACAGGGGCCCGTTGCAAAGGATCTGCGTTTAATCTTGTCGATTATTAAAATCAATACAGATCTAGAGCGTATGGGAGACCAATGTGTGAACATTTCCTATATCAGCCGAGAACTTATAGAGCGTGGATTTTTAAATTCTTTAAAGGATATTGAAGAGATGATCGAGGCTGTCACTAAAATGGTGAAAGCGTCTTTGGATAGTTTTGTCAAAATGGACCCGAACATTGCGCGTTCAGTTTTAGATATGGACGATGCTGTTGATAACTATAAGAAAAAGATCAATCAACACTCAATTCAAATGATGAAGACCGATGTTAACTCATTACAAGACCACTTAGACTTCATTCTGATTGCACGTAACTTAGAGCGCCTAGGTGATCACGCAACTAACATTGCTGAAGACGTAATTTTTGCATTTACAGGAAAAGATATTAGGCATGGATCGAACGATTGAAAGTTATATTAAGGGAAAACGGGCTCTTATTGTTGAGGATGAGGCGGCCATTGCACAGTTGATGAAAATGAACCTAGTGCATATGGGTTTTGATGTTGAGGTCTGTGCTGATGCGGAAACGGGAATAGATTCTCTTAAGAGTAACACTTTCGATTTATGCTTGTTAGATTGGATGTTGCCGCAGATGCAAGGGATTGATTTTTTAAAATCCGTTCGTCCAGCGCAAAGTAAAATTAAAATTATGATGGTGACGGCAAAAGCAGATGCTGACTCTATCGTGTCGGGTTTAGAAAATGGTGCTGACGACTATTTGCCAAAACCTTTTGACATCAAGGTCTTACAGGCGCGGGTTCGACATTTGATGCGCCGACGGCATGCTGAAGAGCAATCTGAAGCTCAGTTGTGCGTACCAAAAAAATCAGAATCGGTTGAAACGACTGAAGCTCAAGAGCTCAAATTTGATGGGCTTGAAATTCATATCGCAAAACATCGCGTAAAACATCAAGGAGAAGAGGTTCACCTCACTCCGTCCGAGTTTAAACTGTTAGTGTCTTTGTTTAAAGCGCAGGGCACGGTTATGACCCGTGAACAATTAATTGATTTGATTCAGGGTGAGGACGTTTCGGTCACAGGGCGAACCATTGATACCCATATCTTTGCATTAAGAAAAAAAATTGGAGCTTGGTCTAAATATATCGAGACAGTTCGTGGAGTCGGCTATCGCATTCTTATCTCGGCCGATGATATGAGCGAAAGTGGAGGCCTGTGATACAGACATTGCTTTGGCTCCTTGCGATTCTTTTTGTGGCTTTGGTGGTGTACTTATTAAGTTACTATCGATTTCGCAGAATGATTTTGCAGCAGACAAAGCAGATGATCGCTTTGATGAAATCTGAAGATGTTGATAATATGCAAATAGGAAGTATCTATGCGCATACCTCTGATGATTTTTCAGATCTTGAGCGGGCAGCTCTCTATCTAAGAAGAAAATACTTACGCCTTCGTAATCAGTTTCACGAAGAAAGAAAAGGTTACGAGACTGTTTTCTCTGGTTTGAAAGAGGGAATTGTAACAGTCGATCAAAATTTAAAAATTATTTCGTTTAATGAATCCTTCATGGACTTTTTTAATTGGGTTCCAGATAAAGCACAGCCCAATACCTATTTGCAGGATGTGGTGCGTGAACCGCTGGTGATCGCGACATTTAAAAAAACATTTGAGGATTCCAACATCCATAAAACAGAAGTTGATCCAGTTCAGCTTTTTGTAACCCCTTTGCCCTCTAGAAATGAAAATGAAAGATGGTCGTTAGGGGTATTTTACGACATGTCTGAAATTAAAAAGACAGAAAAAATCAGAATTGATTTCGTTGCGAATGCGTCACATGAAATGCGTACGCCGTTAACAGTGATCAAAGGGTATTCTGAACTGATGAAGCAAAAGATTGAACAAGGGGACTTGAACGGACCTGAGATCTTAGACCTTCTGAATCCAGTGCTACAAAGTGCAGATCAAATGTCTGATCTTATGAATCGTCTGTTGAATCTTTCTCGTGTTGAAGTGAATGCACCATTAGCCAAAAGCCTACTTCCGACAGAACAGATCACCGAGGAAGTTTTGCAAGATATCGAAGGCCTAGTTTCGTTGAAACATAAAAACATCGTGGTGAAGTGTGAAGCTCCTGAGGTCTTTGCCAATCCAGAGTCTTGTAAGCAAATTCTAAGTAATCTTTTAACAAATGCGGTGAAATACTCGGGCGATGCGAATGATATTTCTGTTACATGGATAAAGGCTCCGCAGTCGGTTTTGTTAAAAGTTAAAGATAACGGGCCGGGAATTGTAAAAGAACATCAGTCGCGGGTTTTTGAAAGATTTTATCGTGTTGATAAAGGCAGATCGCGTGATCAAGGTGGTTATGGTTTAGGATTGGCATTTGTGAAGCATCATATGCTCAATCATGGCGGCAACGTGCGTTTGATCTCTGAAAATAATATGGGAAGTGAGTTTATTTGTGAGTTCCCAAATCCATAACGAGCTTTTTGAAAGCTACTTCGCTGAAATTTATCAAGATAGGTGGCCAACTTTAAAAGCCGCTTTACATCAGGACCCTTTGCAAGTGGTCCGCAAAAATATGTTTTCTGAAGAGCAGATATCAATTGCTGGTATGGCAGAAGAGTTTCCTTCGCTAGATCAGTGTTACATCAAACCTCAGGGATATTCTTTAGTTAAAGATTTATCGGGATTGTATCAGGGGTATGTGATGGACCCCGCAAGTATTGTCGTGGCTTTAGCTTTAGAGGCCAAGTTTGAGGACCATGTCTTAGATATGTGTGCCGCCCCAGGAGGTAAGTCTTTGGTTTTAGCCGAGCAAATGTTCAAAGACAGTCAGCGAGCTCAAGCTAATGGAACATCGGATGGATCTGTAACGGGGACTTTAATTGCGAATGAAATTTCTGAGACTCGTCGGTCGCGTTTGCTAAGAGTTATTCAAGAGTATATTCCTAAAGAAACAAGAATGTTCATTACAGTTAAGGGGTCAGATGCCAGTTTGTATGGTCTTAAGCGTCCTGAAGAATTTGATCGTATCTTGGCAGATGTCCCTTGTTCTGGGGAAAGACATCTGATTGAAAATCCTGAAGAGTTTAAACTGTGGACACGTAAGCGAACTAAAAACTTAGCGGTTAGGCAATACTCCATTTTATCTTCAGCATGGCATGCTTTGAAAAGTGGTGGACGCATTGTCTATTCCACGTGTTCGATTTCTCCGGAAGAAAATGATCAGGTTGTTTTGAAATTAGTAAAAAAACGAGGCGTTGAGGTTCAACGGCTATCGTGGTTAGAGCAGTTTGATTTTCTTGAACTGACGGAAGTGGGATATCGCGTCTTGCCCGATAAGTGTGGCTTCGGGCCCATGTATTTTTCTATTATTAAAAAAGTTTAGACATTGAGGGCTGGAACCCTCTGTTACTTTAACCTACGCGTTTTTTAAGTTGGTTTTTTCTATATTCCTGTAGGTTATAGTGACCATAGGTTTTCACCTTAAAAATCTCTAGGACCTCAAGTTCAATTTCAGCTACGACATCTTGGCCGAATCCATTGGGAGCGAAACCTTTATTGTGTTCGATTTCATCAATACAGATGAAGCAAACACGATCAATAAACTCTTGATCTGTTTCGTGTAAATA encodes the following:
- a CDS encoding RsmB/NOP family class I SAM-dependent RNA methyltransferase gives rise to the protein MSSQIHNELFESYFAEIYQDRWPTLKAALHQDPLQVVRKNMFSEEQISIAGMAEEFPSLDQCYIKPQGYSLVKDLSGLYQGYVMDPASIVVALALEAKFEDHVLDMCAAPGGKSLVLAEQMFKDSQRAQANGTSDGSVTGTLIANEISETRRSRLLRVIQEYIPKETRMFITVKGSDASLYGLKRPEEFDRILADVPCSGERHLIENPEEFKLWTRKRTKNLAVRQYSILSSAWHALKSGGRIVYSTCSISPEENDQVVLKLVKKRGVEVQRLSWLEQFDFLELTEVGYRVLPDKCGFGPMYFSIIKKV
- a CDS encoding sensor histidine kinase yields the protein MIQTLLWLLAILFVALVVYLLSYYRFRRMILQQTKQMIALMKSEDVDNMQIGSIYAHTSDDFSDLERAALYLRRKYLRLRNQFHEERKGYETVFSGLKEGIVTVDQNLKIISFNESFMDFFNWVPDKAQPNTYLQDVVREPLVIATFKKTFEDSNIHKTEVDPVQLFVTPLPSRNENERWSLGVFYDMSEIKKTEKIRIDFVANASHEMRTPLTVIKGYSELMKQKIEQGDLNGPEILDLLNPVLQSADQMSDLMNRLLNLSRVEVNAPLAKSLLPTEQITEEVLQDIEGLVSLKHKNIVVKCEAPEVFANPESCKQILSNLLTNAVKYSGDANDISVTWIKAPQSVLLKVKDNGPGIVKEHQSRVFERFYRVDKGRSRDQGGYGLGLAFVKHHMLNHGGNVRLISENNMGSEFICEFPNP
- a CDS encoding response regulator transcription factor produces the protein MDRTIESYIKGKRALIVEDEAAIAQLMKMNLVHMGFDVEVCADAETGIDSLKSNTFDLCLLDWMLPQMQGIDFLKSVRPAQSKIKIMMVTAKADADSIVSGLENGADDYLPKPFDIKVLQARVRHLMRRRHAEEQSEAQLCVPKKSESVETTEAQELKFDGLEIHIAKHRVKHQGEEVHLTPSEFKLLVSLFKAQGTVMTREQLIDLIQGEDVSVTGRTIDTHIFALRKKIGAWSKYIETVRGVGYRILISADDMSESGGL
- the ppk1 gene encoding polyphosphate kinase 1, encoding MVKASSKRAKTRQNETLAKTRSKKSIRKKKKIRVVEHTRSSALIFSNRELGWLNFNLRVLAEAEDPQNPLLERLNFLSISSSNLDEFFMKRVGGLKRHVAYGVSAKSSDGQTPEMQLAMIKKKIPAMFKKQKVLSEDLKKLLRHEGANIVSYSDLKDSERKFVRDFFNLNIFPILTPLSVDPGHPFPFISNLSSSLGVALLNPNNDEEKLFARVKIPRVINQWIFVEGTNKIVHLVDVIRAHLPDLFPSMKVVGSVLFRVSRNADSDREEEDAEDLLAMIEEELRQRRFAEIVRLEFGHCSDPWLKEFLMSQLELKEDDLYPMQQEFDLTDFSLLASSLNWPKHKFPTWSPVVPTALTDPAITIFDAIKKQDILLHHPFESFSASVERLIRDASLDPDVLAIKMTLYRTGDNSPFVKALIEAAELGKQVVCLVELKARFDEERNIYWAQELENAGVHVVYGVVGLKTHAKTALIVRKESDRVRCYAHLGTGNYNSSTSRFYTDLGLLTCDERITNELVEFFNYLTGKSLKQDYQHLILAPLNMFSKMKEYIQREREHAIAGRPALIMAKFNNMEENDISLALYEASQSNVPIHLIVRGFCCIKPHMKGISETLQVQSTLGRFLEHSRVFYFRNGHEDPLDGDFFIASADWMYRNLHARVESMSPIYDRTAKEKLWSILQMYWNDKKQSWTMKSDATYERKRKAGDASVGVQNELMRLAASPLNFTEDDLIKEEKE
- the phoU gene encoding phosphate signaling complex protein PhoU, coding for MDRAIDSQLEDLKKLTLEMGGLVEKALVMVSAGLLKKEPSHLQEVFKIEGLINDLQIKIDNECLQVLAKQGPVAKDLRLILSIIKINTDLERMGDQCVNISYISRELIERGFLNSLKDIEEMIEAVTKMVKASLDSFVKMDPNIARSVLDMDDAVDNYKKKINQHSIQMMKTDVNSLQDHLDFILIARNLERLGDHATNIAEDVIFAFTGKDIRHGSND